Proteins from a single region of Chrysemys picta bellii isolate R12L10 chromosome 25, ASM1138683v2, whole genome shotgun sequence:
- the CNN2 gene encoding calponin-2 has translation MSSTQFNKGPSYGLSAEVKSRLAQKYDPQKEAELRIWIESITGKEIGPDFQSGLKDGVILCELMNKLQPGSVRKINRSAQTWHQLENLSNFIKAMVQYGMNPVDLFEANDFFETGNMTQVQVCLLALAGMAKTKGIQSDVDIGVKYSEKQQRNFDDAKMKAGQCVIGLQMGTNKCASQSGMTAYGTRRHLYDPKNQILAPMDHSTISLQMGTNKCASQVGMTAPGTRRHIYDTKMGTEKCDNTSMSLQMGSNQGANQSGQVFGLGRQIYDPKYCPQGNAGDVANAVYDQSTDPPEYHYYREEEGY, from the exons CTTGCCCAGAAGTACGATCCCCAGAAGGAGGCTGAGCTGCGGATATGGATCGAGAGCATCACCGGGAAGGAGATCGGCCCCGATTTCCAGTCGGGGCTGAAGGATGGAGTGATCCTCTGCGA GCTCATGAACAAGCTGCAGCCAGGCTCCGTGAGGAAGATCAACCGCTCGGCTCAGACCTGGCACCAG CTGGAGAACCTCTCCAACTTCATCAAGGCCATGGTTCAGTACGGCATGAACCCCGTCGACCTCTTTGAAGCCAACGACTTCTTCGAGACCGGGAACATGACCCAGGTGCAAGTGtgcctgctggctctggcaggcaTG GCAAAGACCAAGGGGATACAAAGCGACGTGGACATCGGGGTGAAATACTCAGAGAAACAACAGAGGAACTTCGATGATGCAAAAATGAAGGCTGGCCAGTGTGTCATCGGGCTTCAG ATGGGCACAAACAAGTGTGCCAGCCAGTCTGGCATGACGGCCTACGGCACCAGGAGACATCTCTATGATCCCAAAAACCAGATCCTGGCCCCCATGGACCATTCCACCATCAGCCTTCAGATGGGCACCAACAAGTGTGCTAGCCAG GTGGGCATGACGGCTCCTGGCACGAGGAGACACATCTACGACACCAAAATGGGCACCGAGAAGTGCGACAACACCTCCATGTCCCTCCAGATGGGCTCCAAccagggagccaatcagagcGGCCAGGTCTTCGGCCTGGGCCGACAGATCTACGATCCCAAGTACTGTCCCCAGGGCAACGCCGGTGATGTGGCCAACGCAGTGTACGACCAGAGCACGGACCCACCGGAGTACCACTACTACCGAGAAGAGGAGGGCTACTGA